In Sciurus carolinensis chromosome 17, mSciCar1.2, whole genome shotgun sequence, one genomic interval encodes:
- the LOC124969481 gene encoding olfactory receptor 7D4-like — MEVENHTILSQIFLLGISEDPELQSVLFGLFLSMYLVTVLGNLLIILAISSDSHLHTPMYFFLSNLSWIHICFTSTIIPKMLVNIHAHSKKISYLECLTQVYFFMIFVGLDNMLLTIMAYDRFVAICCPMKYTVIMNSQLCVLLVLMSWIIMFWFSLILTLLVKQLNFTTGTEIPHFFCEVAQLLKVARSDALIGIIFLYVSTALLVVFPVAGILYSYSQIVSSLMKMSSSVSKYNAFFTCGSHLCVVSLFYGTGLGVYLSSAVAHSPQRSTIASVMYTVVTPMLNTFIYSLRNKDVKGALGRLLSRTISCL; from the coding sequence ATGGAAGTAGAAAACCACACAATATTATCACAGATTTTCCTCCTGGGTATTTCAGAGGATCCAGAACTGCAGTCcgtcctctttggactgttcctgtccatgtacctggtcacagtgcttgggaacctgctcatcatatTAGCcatcagctctgactcccacctccacacccccatgtacttcttcctctccaacctgtcctggATTCACATCTGCTTCACATCTACCAtaatcccaaagatgctggtgaacattcATGCACATAGTAAAAAGATTTCCTACTTAGAATGCCTCACTCAAgtatattttttcatgatttttgttgGATTGGATAATATGCTACTGACCATCATGGCATATGACCGGTTTGTGGCCATCTGCTGCCCCATGAAATATACAGTCATCATGAACTCCCAactctgtgtcctcctggttttGATGTCTTGGATCATCATGTTCTGGTTCTCCCTGATTCTTACTCTCCTGGTTAAGCAACTGAACTTCACCACAGGCACTGAAATCCCtcacttcttctgtgaggtggCTCAACTTCTCAAGGTGGCCCGGTCTGATGCCCTCATTGGTATCATCTTTTTGTATGTTTCAACTGCCCTGCTGGTGGTATTTCCTGTTGCTGGGATcctctactcctactctcagatTGTCTCTTCCTTAATGAAGATGTCCTCCTCTGTAAGCAAGTATAATGCATTTTTCACCTGTGGGTCCCACCTCTgtgtggtctccttgttctatggaacAGGGCTTGGGGTTTACCTCAGTTCTGCTGTGGCCCATTCTCCACAGAGAAGCACAATTGCCtctgtgatgtacactgtggtcacccccatgctgaacacCTTCATCTACAGCCTAAGGAACAAAGATGTGAAAGGGGCCCTTGGGAGACTCCTCAGCAGAACAATCTCTTGTCTTTGA